One window of the Dreissena polymorpha isolate Duluth1 chromosome 5, UMN_Dpol_1.0, whole genome shotgun sequence genome contains the following:
- the LOC127881439 gene encoding neprilysin-11-like, with translation MNGTSTDSLTKSQVKYRSGSSRVLVFLVVLFALTTVALAVVVAVTVLKVKDKETPVPVATQPPAPVESSTIIAEPEVCLTEGCVMAAARVRGAMDTEVNPCDDFFNFACGTWIQKHVIPEDKSSFGTFTQLRDDVDIIVKGVLDVADKHDDPEVVTKARKYYKACVDEKKIEDGPNLYPILYDGTWRIPSPCFETWRGNWVSAGFDWVNLLPL, from the exons ATGAACGGCACAAG CACTGACTCTTTGACCAAGAGCCAGGTCAAGTACCGGTCAGGCAGTAGCCGCGTGCTCGTGTTCCTCGTGGTGTTGTTTGCACTGACCACGGTGGCATTGGCAGTTGTGGTAGCAGTGACCGTGCTGAAGGTCAAGGACAAAG AGACCCCAGTTCCTGTCGCTACGCAACCACCAGCACCAGTGGAAAGCTCCACAATAATTG CGGAGCCGGAAGTATGCCTTACAGAGGGCTGCGTTATGGCGG ccGCCAGGGTGCGTGGCGCCATGGATACTGAGGTGAACCCATGCGATGACTTTTTCAACTTCGCGTGTGGTACGTGGATTCAAAAGCACGTTATCCCAGAGGACAAGAGTTCGTTTGGCACTTTCACCCAACTCCGTGATGACGTTGATATCATAGTAAAAG GTGTTCTTGATGTTGCCGACAAGCACGACGACCCGGAAGTGGTTACAAAGGCAAGGAAATACTACAAGGCATGTGTAGACGAAA AGAAAATTGAAGATGGGCCTAACCTATATCCAATCTTATATGACGGCACTTGGCGGATTCCCAGTCCTTGCTTCGAAACCTGGAGAGGCAACTGGGTTTCAGCTGGGTTCGACTGGGTGAATCTTTTG